Proteins encoded in a region of the Clostridium butyricum genome:
- a CDS encoding leucine-rich repeat protein: protein MISKKTKKILALSMTLTVAGTAMPAMNTQNVAFAEENFVEEGKIDSDNINNLQGDDLENNDSKNTFKSKSIKTTGESVSLGSYGEIQNKVVKTTDAGVTLMMLDSWTSLNDFSNVDDKIVINDIEFKLNSDKSTVTVSKQTLKEDTDLDLPGTITCGGKDYTVTGIKSSVFYYCRYLTNVKIPKEIKNIEVQVFSGCSKLTSIDVANDSANYTSEDGILFSKDKKRIMCYPSGKEGEEYIIPEEVTSIDKYAFWECGKLTSIILPQDLEIIGNEAFYNCKGITNINIPEKVTNIGYGIFESCSGLISIDVDSNSTNYASENGILFSKDKKKIVCYPMGKEEKEYIIPQEVTSIGNGAFKGCSKLTSIILPKNLESIGEGAFRGCSEITRINIPEGVTRIESIAFGECYNLSDITLPKNLESIGMHSFYGCYELKSINLPNKVTRIDDYAFYHSGLTEMSIPKGVTYIGDNAFLDCRDLKTMSVHKDLGDSSINNIKDDVPCIIKYEEDASNMKISDILFNSSDSDAKLIIPSKIDDKQVASIGDNTLQIIKDNAEKTIVENKDMLKLLEDSNAGIDIDKITIKSNKEELKKFYDDCVNANYNENNYIADTYTVYNTAMDEAETVLNNRHSEQAEIDAALKKLKDAVNGLQLKPVSNKYTVTFNSNGGSEVGPIENVEEGTTIILPTAPTKAGYTFEGWYTDAACSEGNEFTISTLVNADMTVYAKWTKKSSSSSSSSKKERPLLKNEDGKISNIVLNKDRYSNEVIGTILSHIGLSVNNVDSLYKINTDAFKGNLATFDQIVVEEDGKETSLSYIYVKCEKAGISTLKVDVYSLKDKYDLYVYNTDELGNVKLVKVVSQDKIKDNDNFIDINVEDGQNYIVSEIKLQEKNVATELTSDNGWKQVQEKWTYIKDGKTAIGWIKDTDGKWYNIDSNGFMKTGWHKDSDGKWYSLSQNGAMRTGWFRDNNEKWYLLNNSGAMVTGWIQNGDKWYYLNDDGSMAVDTTVNGYYVNKSGEWE from the coding sequence ATGATAAGTAAAAAGACAAAGAAAATATTAGCCTTAAGTATGACATTAACAGTAGCTGGAACTGCAATGCCTGCTATGAATACACAAAATGTAGCTTTTGCAGAGGAAAACTTTGTTGAAGAAGGTAAAATAGATTCAGATAATATAAACAATTTACAAGGGGATGATTTAGAAAATAATGATAGTAAAAATACCTTCAAAAGTAAGAGTATTAAAACAACTGGAGAGAGCGTAAGTTTAGGAAGTTATGGTGAAATACAAAATAAAGTAGTTAAAACAACTGATGCAGGTGTAACTTTAATGATGTTGGATTCTTGGACATCTCTAAATGATTTTTCTAATGTAGATGACAAGATAGTTATTAATGATATTGAATTCAAATTAAATAGTGATAAGTCAACTGTTACTGTGAGTAAGCAGACCTTGAAAGAAGATACAGACCTTGATTTACCAGGAACTATAACATGTGGAGGCAAGGACTATACAGTAACAGGAATAAAATCGAGTGTTTTTTACTATTGTAGATATTTAACTAATGTGAAGATTCCAAAAGAAATTAAAAATATAGAAGTTCAGGTGTTTTCGGGATGTAGTAAATTAACAAGTATAGATGTTGCTAATGATTCTGCAAATTATACTAGTGAGGATGGAATATTATTTTCAAAAGATAAGAAAAGAATTATGTGTTATCCAAGTGGAAAAGAAGGCGAAGAATATATTATTCCAGAAGAAGTAACAAGCATAGATAAATATGCATTTTGGGAATGTGGTAAATTGACCAGCATAATTCTTCCTCAAGATTTAGAAATAATAGGTAATGAAGCATTTTATAATTGCAAGGGAATAACTAACATAAACATTCCAGAAAAAGTAACAAACATAGGCTATGGAATATTTGAGTCGTGTAGCGGATTAATAAGTATAGATGTAGACAGCAATTCTACAAATTATGCTAGTGAGAATGGGATTCTATTTTCAAAGGATAAGAAAAAAATTGTTTGTTATCCTATGGGAAAAGAAGAAAAAGAATATATTATTCCTCAAGAAGTAACAAGTATAGGTAATGGAGCATTTAAGGGATGTAGTAAATTAACCAGCATAATATTACCAAAAAATTTGGAAAGTATAGGTGAGGGTGCATTTCGAGGATGTAGTGAAATAACAAGAATAAATATTCCAGAAGGAGTAACAAGAATAGAAAGTATAGCATTTGGAGAATGTTATAATTTATCAGATATAACATTACCAAAAAATTTAGAAAGTATAGGTATGCATTCGTTTTATGGATGTTATGAATTAAAAAGTATAAACTTACCTAATAAAGTGACTAGAATAGATGATTACGCATTTTACCACTCAGGACTAACTGAAATGAGCATTCCGAAAGGAGTAACATACATAGGTGATAATGCATTTCTGGACTGTAGAGATTTAAAAACTATGAGTGTTCATAAGGATTTAGGTGATAGTAGTATCAATAATATTAAGGATGATGTACCTTGTATAATTAAATATGAAGAAGATGCTAGTAATATGAAAATATCAGATATTTTATTTAATAGCAGTGATTCTGATGCAAAATTAATAATTCCATCAAAAATCGATGATAAACAAGTTGCAAGTATAGGTGATAATACTTTACAAATAATTAAGGATAATGCAGAGAAAACTATAGTTGAAAACAAAGATATGCTTAAATTATTAGAGGATAGTAATGCAGGTATAGATATAGATAAAATAACTATAAAATCTAATAAGGAAGAACTTAAAAAGTTTTATGATGATTGTGTAAATGCTAATTATAATGAAAATAATTATATAGCAGATACTTATACTGTTTATAATACTGCAATGGATGAAGCAGAAACTGTATTAAATAATAGACATTCTGAACAAGCAGAAATAGATGCTGCACTTAAAAAGCTTAAGGATGCAGTGAATGGACTTCAATTAAAACCAGTTTCAAATAAATATACAGTAACATTTAACAGTAATGGAGGAAGTGAAGTAGGTCCGATAGAAAATGTAGAAGAAGGAACAACAATAATATTACCAACAGCACCAACAAAAGCTGGATATACATTTGAAGGCTGGTATACAGATGCAGCATGTAGTGAAGGAAATGAGTTTACAATTAGTACATTAGTAAATGCTGATATGACAGTATATGCAAAGTGGACAAAGAAATCATCAAGCAGCAGTAGTTCATCCAAAAAAGAAAGACCACTTTTGAAAAATGAAGATGGAAAGATTTCAAATATAGTTCTAAATAAAGATAGATATTCAAATGAAGTTATTGGTACAATCTTATCTCATATTGGACTTTCAGTGAATAACGTTGATAGCTTATATAAAATTAATACTGATGCTTTTAAAGGAAATCTAGCAACATTTGATCAAATTGTTGTAGAAGAAGATGGAAAAGAAACTTCATTAAGCTACATTTATGTTAAATGCGAAAAAGCAGGAATCAGCACACTAAAAGTTGATGTGTATTCATTAAAAGATAAATATGATCTTTATGTTTATAATACAGATGAATTAGGGAACGTAAAATTAGTTAAAGTAGTATCACAAGATAAAATAAAAGATAATGATAATTTTATAGATATTAATGTAGAAGATGGACAAAATTATATTGTATCAGAAATAAAGCTTCAGGAAAAAAATGTAGCTACTGAATTAACATCAGATAATGGATGGAAACAAGTTCAAGAAAAATGGACATATATTAAAGATGGAAAAACTGCGATAGGCTGGATTAAGGATACAGATGGAAAATGGTATAACATTGATAGCAATGGATTTATGAAAACAGGATGGCATAAAGATAGTGACGGCAAATGGTACAGCTTAAGTCAAAATGGAGCTATGAGAACTGGATGGTTTAGGGATAATAATGAAAAATGGTATTTATTAAATAATTCAGGAGCAATGGTTACTGGATGGATACAAAATGGTGATAAGTGGTACTACTTAAATGATGATGGAAGCATGGCAGTTGACACTACTGTAAATGGATATTATGTAAATAAATCAGGGGAATGGGAATAA
- a CDS encoding sensor histidine kinase: MEQVLTTFNYALVLIYGVLLTVDFANEYITKKQRYFIFFVITLLLLTQTFCGFIFGLSFTQKIYPFISHVPLVLILVIYFKNKLSIAIVSVLTAYFYCQLPRWVGSIAEFVFDVRLAYLIVYTISIIIFYFILKRYFTIPAYYAMTYSRRSLFLFGCLPLFYYIFDYFTTVYTNMLYDGVTIIAESLPAAMAMFYILFIVMYHNEVQKRNKIELYNTILSMQLAKTSNDIQNVKTSQEMSRIYRHDLRHHLSLLYGFAESGNIDKVKDYLLQTKKDLDNITPIIFCENDIVNIVLSFFDNKAKKANVTLITKIKLPKKLDIPDTEFCSILSNGLENAITAVSKIDDTSLRTVHLNCFINKNKLLIMIKNSYLGEIQKKDGIPASIQDNHGFGCRSIVMIAEKQKGFATFETEENIFTLRVMLPL; encoded by the coding sequence ATGGAACAAGTATTAACGACTTTTAACTATGCATTGGTTTTAATCTATGGTGTTTTGTTAACAGTGGATTTTGCAAATGAATATATCACTAAAAAGCAACGTTATTTCATATTTTTTGTTATTACTTTACTTCTATTAACACAAACATTCTGTGGATTTATCTTCGGGCTTTCATTCACTCAAAAAATCTATCCTTTTATTTCTCATGTTCCTTTGGTACTCATACTTGTGATATATTTTAAAAATAAATTATCAATTGCAATAGTAAGTGTACTAACAGCATACTTCTATTGTCAGCTTCCACGTTGGGTAGGAAGTATTGCAGAGTTTGTTTTTGATGTAAGATTAGCTTATTTAATTGTATATACTATATCAATTATAATTTTTTATTTTATACTTAAGCGTTATTTTACAATTCCCGCTTACTATGCAATGACATATTCAAGAAGATCTCTTTTTCTATTTGGATGTTTGCCATTATTCTATTATATATTTGATTATTTTACTACAGTCTATACTAATATGTTGTATGATGGTGTTACTATAATTGCTGAATCACTTCCAGCAGCTATGGCAATGTTTTATATACTATTTATTGTTATGTATCATAATGAAGTACAGAAAAGAAATAAAATTGAACTTTATAATACAATACTTTCTATGCAACTAGCTAAGACATCAAATGATATTCAAAATGTTAAAACATCTCAAGAAATGTCCCGTATCTACCGTCATGATTTACGTCATCATTTATCATTACTATATGGCTTTGCAGAGAGTGGTAATATAGATAAAGTTAAAGATTATCTTTTACAAACAAAAAAAGATTTAGATAACATTACACCGATTATATTCTGTGAAAATGATATAGTAAATATTGTACTTTCTTTTTTTGACAATAAAGCAAAAAAAGCAAATGTAACTCTAATAACTAAAATAAAACTTCCTAAAAAGTTAGATATTCCTGATACAGAGTTTTGTTCCATATTATCCAATGGTCTTGAAAATGCTATTACTGCCGTAAGTAAGATAGATGATACATCTTTACGTACTGTTCACTTAAACTGCTTTATCAATAAAAATAAGCTTTTAATTATGATCAAAAATTCATATTTAGGCGAAATTCAAAAAAAAGATGGAATACCAGCTTCCATCCAAGATAATCACGGCTTTGGTTGTCGTTCTATTGTAATGATTGCTGAAAAGCAAAAAGGCTTTGCAACATTTGAAACTGAGGAAAATATCTTTACACTAAGAGTAATGTTGCCATTGTAA
- a CDS encoding glycosyltransferase family 2 protein, whose protein sequence is MNKIAVLIPCYNESKTIEKVIKDYQKVLPEADIYVYDNNSSDKTAEIAARAGAIVRYEYRQGKGNVIRSMFRDIDSDCYIMIDGDDTYPAEHAKEIVDLVLNKGVDMVIGDRLSSTYFEENKRPFHNLGNKVVRFLINKLFKSNVRDIMTGYRGFSKQFVKSFPVLSKGFEIETEMTIHSLDKNFLLEEIPVQYRDRPEGSVSKLNTFSDGFKVLHTIATLFKEYKPFIFFSTISISLCLLSLVFFIPVFIEYLNTGLVLRFPTLIVCGFIAIIALLMWTSGIILEVIAKKHKQNFEILLNIMNEKEKDIEV, encoded by the coding sequence ATGAATAAAATAGCAGTTTTAATACCATGCTATAATGAGAGTAAAACAATTGAAAAGGTAATAAAAGATTATCAAAAGGTATTACCTGAAGCGGATATATATGTATATGATAATAATTCAAGCGATAAAACAGCTGAAATAGCAGCGAGAGCAGGAGCTATTGTTAGATATGAATATAGACAAGGAAAAGGTAATGTAATAAGAAGTATGTTTAGAGATATAGATTCAGATTGTTATATAATGATTGATGGGGATGATACATATCCAGCTGAACATGCTAAAGAAATAGTAGACTTGGTATTAAATAAGGGAGTAGATATGGTTATTGGAGATAGACTATCTTCTACATATTTTGAAGAAAATAAGAGACCATTTCATAATTTAGGTAATAAAGTTGTAAGGTTCTTAATAAATAAATTATTTAAAAGTAATGTGAGAGATATAATGACTGGATATAGAGGATTTAGCAAACAATTTGTTAAATCATTCCCAGTACTGTCAAAGGGGTTTGAGATAGAGACAGAAATGACAATACATTCACTTGATAAAAATTTTTTATTAGAAGAAATACCAGTTCAATATAGAGATAGACCGGAGGGAAGTGTATCTAAATTAAATACCTTCAGTGATGGATTTAAAGTATTACATACAATTGCAACATTATTTAAAGAATATAAACCATTTATATTTTTTTCAACAATATCAATATCTTTATGTTTATTATCATTAGTATTCTTTATTCCTGTTTTTATAGAATATTTAAATACAGGATTAGTTTTAAGATTTCCAACTTTAATAGTATGTGGCTTTATTGCTATAATAGCACTTTTAATGTGGACTAGTGGAATAATTTTAGAAGTTATTGCTAAGAAACATAAGCAAAACTTTGAAATTTTATTAAATATAATGAATGAAAAAGAAAAAGATATTGAGGTGTAA
- a CDS encoding zinc ribbon domain-containing protein gives MNTCKYCNTDISYEDNFCSNCGFINFKDTDSIFTRLLTQFKYMFINPVAFIRSTKLVNPIFTSSMALIIILIEAMVIKGFGRELRLDASPLNAIFATFIIVAIESFFIFCISKGILKKNISYFSFINLILGIQLISSILNLIGALLGYILAPIFFFIISIFISFVTLLLMYQGLKDFLNTNIKIALLTFLSSISGTTLVVFVVLKILLRNALRSIF, from the coding sequence ATGAATACATGCAAATATTGTAATACAGATATTTCTTATGAAGATAATTTCTGTAGCAATTGTGGCTTTATTAATTTTAAAGACACAGATTCAATTTTCACAAGACTACTTACACAATTCAAGTACATGTTTATTAATCCTGTAGCATTTATTAGGAGTACTAAACTTGTAAATCCAATCTTTACTTCTTCTATGGCACTTATAATTATTTTAATTGAAGCCATGGTAATTAAAGGCTTCGGTAGAGAACTTAGATTAGATGCTTCTCCACTAAACGCTATTTTTGCAACTTTTATAATAGTTGCCATAGAATCCTTTTTTATATTTTGTATATCTAAAGGTATCTTAAAGAAAAATATAAGCTATTTTTCATTTATAAATTTAATTTTAGGAATTCAATTAATTTCTTCAATTTTAAATTTAATCGGTGCATTATTAGGATATATCTTAGCACCTATTTTCTTTTTTATCATTTCAATTTTCATAAGTTTTGTTACATTATTACTAATGTATCAAGGACTAAAAGATTTTTTAAATACGAATATCAAAATAGCATTATTAACATTTTTAAGTTCAATTTCTGGAACTACTCTTGTAGTTTTTGTTGTCTTAAAAATACTATTAAGAAATGCTTTAAGATCAATCTTTTAG
- a CDS encoding LytR/AlgR family response regulator transcription factor, which yields MHIAICEDNKEDLANILLLLEKYKQEHNAFLTYTTFNSGVDLLSKENNCIYTLYLLDVIMPLVNGVEVAKEIRNFNPEAKIIFLTSSPEFAVESYSVNATDYILKPVKEDRFFSVLDNLLMDIKKPQEGLTIKTKNSINRILFSRLSYVEVMNKKVYFHLSDNSIRVATARLSEFENILCTRPEFMRVHRSYIVNLYEIDQLTQNKIITHQGKIIPVSRSLYKEIRDTYVKQMFCEEEKN from the coding sequence TTGCATATTGCAATATGTGAAGACAATAAAGAAGATCTTGCGAATATTTTATTACTTTTAGAAAAATACAAGCAAGAACATAATGCTTTTCTTACATATACAACCTTTAACAGCGGAGTTGATCTACTTTCAAAAGAAAACAACTGTATTTATACACTATATCTTTTAGATGTTATTATGCCCTTAGTTAATGGCGTAGAAGTAGCAAAGGAAATTCGAAATTTTAATCCTGAAGCAAAAATCATTTTTTTAACCTCTTCTCCAGAATTTGCTGTAGAAAGTTATTCTGTAAATGCAACAGATTATATTTTAAAACCGGTGAAGGAAGATCGTTTCTTTTCCGTATTGGACAATCTATTAATGGATATTAAAAAACCACAAGAGGGGTTAACTATAAAAACTAAAAACAGTATAAATCGAATTTTATTTTCACGACTTTCTTATGTGGAAGTTATGAATAAAAAAGTATATTTTCATCTGTCAGACAATAGTATACGAGTTGCAACAGCTCGCCTCTCAGAATTTGAGAATATACTCTGTACACGTCCTGAATTTATGAGAGTTCATAGATCTTATATAGTCAATTTATATGAAATTGATCAGCTTACACAAAATAAAATAATCACCCATCAAGGCAAAATTATCCCTGTATCAAGATCACTTTATAAAGAAATCCGAGATACCTACGTAAAACAAATGTTTTGTGAAGAGGAGAAAAATTAA
- a CDS encoding glycosyltransferase, with amino-acid sequence MKISIICPIYNGQDYIEKLHNNILMQKLESEQTLQILYALTRGRDRSQEILEGLKDSRCDYTLIEPKDFSHSTTREMMSKKAKGEIIVFISQDIKIKNDLWLKNLVNPIIKGECEASFSRQIGEDDNIEKYTRERNYPAESRTVSKNEIDKYQIRTFFYSDASSAVLTKVYRELNAYDGKRMPTNEDMYFAHKLINAGYRIKYCADSEVYHSHDFTYRQLYKRYYDTGIFFKQNKYFKDYKSNESGVDLAKYVFKRSIEEKNFKVAISVLPNFAVRFIAKLIGEH; translated from the coding sequence ATGAAAATATCAATAATCTGCCCAATATATAATGGGCAGGATTACATAGAAAAACTACATAATAATATATTAATGCAGAAACTAGAAAGTGAACAAACATTGCAGATATTATATGCATTGACACGAGGCAGAGATAGGAGTCAGGAAATCCTTGAAGGACTTAAAGATTCAAGATGCGACTATACGTTAATTGAACCAAAGGACTTTTCTCATAGCACAACAAGGGAAATGATGTCTAAAAAAGCAAAAGGGGAAATAATCGTGTTTATTTCCCAGGACATAAAGATAAAAAATGACTTGTGGCTGAAGAATCTTGTAAATCCAATAATAAAAGGTGAATGTGAAGCAAGTTTTAGCAGACAGATTGGTGAAGATGACAATATAGAGAAGTACACAAGGGAAAGAAACTATCCAGCAGAATCAAGAACTGTTTCTAAAAATGAGATAGATAAATATCAAATTAGAACATTCTTTTATTCAGATGCATCATCAGCAGTGTTAACTAAAGTATATAGAGAGCTTAATGCTTATGATGGAAAGAGAATGCCTACAAATGAAGATATGTATTTTGCTCATAAGTTAATTAATGCAGGATATAGAATTAAATATTGTGCAGATTCTGAGGTTTATCATTCTCATGATTTTACATATAGACAGCTATATAAACGCTACTATGATACAGGAATATTTTTTAAGCAGAATAAATATTTCAAGGATTATAAAAGCAATGAAAGTGGTGTAGATTTAGCTAAATATGTTTTTAAAAGATCAATTGAAGAGAAAAATTTCAAGGTAGCAATTAGTGTGTTACCTAATTTTGCAGTAAGATTTATAGCTAAACTTATTGGTGAACACTAA
- a CDS encoding GtrA family protein, translating into MKQLLNQIIKFGIVGGVAFLVDYFALYVLVEYLHISYLIASGISFTVAVIFNYIASMKYVFERRNNISLKKEFIVFVILSIVGLIINQIIMWISVDKLNIFYMFSKIFATFIVMGWNFISRKIFLEKK; encoded by the coding sequence ATGAAACAATTATTAAACCAGATTATAAAATTTGGTATAGTTGGTGGTGTAGCATTTCTTGTTGATTATTTTGCTTTATATGTTTTAGTAGAGTATTTACATATATCTTATTTAATAGCCTCAGGTATTTCATTTACAGTAGCTGTTATATTTAATTATATAGCAAGCATGAAATATGTTTTTGAGAGAAGAAATAATATAAGTTTAAAAAAAGAGTTTATAGTGTTTGTAATTTTAAGCATAGTAGGATTAATAATAAATCAAATAATAATGTGGATTTCTGTAGATAAATTAAATATTTTTTATATGTTTTCAAAGATATTTGCAACTTTTATTGTTATGGGTTGGAATTTTATTAGTAGGAAAATATTTTTAGAAAAGAAATAA
- a CDS encoding zinc ribbon domain-containing protein, translating to MKCTNCKREILDNCIYCTYCGEQLLNETLENTEVNHTVNNEKVYEDINNKIGECSTSLKENLPVYLGKFKNFIINNKLTVMISSIILVLLLGGLGIFSYMQGKPVNDNDLKQFVVGQSFYFEDCNIEITDSNLENLEVISRKSVKKQSDSITGEITINLDNAKVVSNFELQLFYNRNTKNWEESSIYSQGIKSIEPTVDLEKAVPDLLKDTSISYKNRSLNLSSGILKEISDIKIEENDNASSKNASAILSLSNGVINSKVSIKFPIYYNFNENKWSLNTSYIPSEVVENESISSTLSDEDKKKFILEQLDISSSYPYKYTFNNHDYSTYLTFTKENITNLTINNFMEYEKNTIRAEIQGEASSGAINKINFSGVVYAELSLVNNSRNKNDIVIDSVEVTSLNIEDIKTKLLKEKIDNTPITVAMADTLTLGEETEYSKIFDKQYEATITVNGESIPVKLYASLNLNNIDKKYEWTLSNFYKKR from the coding sequence ATGAAATGTACTAATTGTAAAAGAGAAATATTAGATAACTGTATCTATTGTACATATTGTGGTGAACAATTACTTAATGAGACCTTAGAAAATACTGAAGTAAATCATACAGTTAATAACGAAAAGGTTTATGAAGATATAAATAATAAAATTGGTGAATGCAGTACTTCTTTAAAAGAAAATTTGCCTGTATACTTAGGAAAATTTAAAAATTTCATTATAAATAATAAATTAACTGTCATGATTTCATCAATTATTTTAGTACTTTTACTTGGTGGACTTGGTATATTTTCCTATATGCAAGGAAAGCCTGTTAATGATAATGACTTAAAACAATTCGTAGTAGGGCAATCATTCTATTTTGAAGATTGTAATATTGAAATTACAGATTCTAATTTAGAAAATTTAGAAGTAATTTCAAGAAAGTCAGTAAAAAAACAAAGTGACAGTATTACTGGAGAAATCACAATAAATTTAGATAATGCCAAAGTAGTTTCAAATTTTGAATTACAATTGTTTTATAATAGAAACACAAAAAACTGGGAAGAATCTAGCATATATTCACAAGGCATAAAAAGTATTGAACCAACAGTTGATTTAGAAAAAGCTGTACCAGATTTACTTAAGGATACCTCAATTTCATATAAGAATAGATCATTAAACTTAAGTAGTGGTATTTTGAAAGAGATTTCAGATATTAAAATTGAAGAAAATGATAATGCTTCTTCTAAAAATGCTTCTGCAATTTTATCACTTTCAAACGGAGTAATTAACTCTAAGGTATCAATAAAATTTCCAATATACTATAACTTTAATGAAAATAAATGGAGTTTAAATACTAGTTATATTCCATCTGAAGTTGTAGAAAATGAGTCTATTTCAAGTACATTAAGTGATGAAGACAAAAAGAAGTTTATATTAGAGCAATTAGATATAAGCAGTAGTTACCCATATAAGTATACTTTTAATAATCATGACTATAGCACATACCTAACATTTACAAAAGAAAATATTACGAACTTAACTATAAACAATTTTATGGAATACGAAAAAAATACTATAAGAGCTGAAATTCAAGGTGAAGCATCTAGTGGTGCAATAAATAAAATTAACTTTTCAGGTGTAGTATACGCTGAACTATCTCTAGTAAATAATTCTAGAAATAAAAATGATATAGTTATAGATTCGGTTGAAGTTACTAGCTTAAATATAGAAGACATAAAAACAAAACTACTAAAAGAAAAAATAGACAACACCCCTATTACAGTAGCTATGGCAGACACGTTAACTCTAGGGGAAGAAACAGAATATAGCAAAATATTCGATAAACAATATGAAGCTACTATTACAGTAAACGGAGAATCAATTCCTGTAAAGCTATATGCTTCACTAAACCTTAATAATATAGATAAAAAATATGAATGGACTTTAAGTAATTTCTATAAAAAACGTTAA